A portion of the Eulemur rufifrons isolate Redbay chromosome 30, OSU_ERuf_1, whole genome shotgun sequence genome contains these proteins:
- the LOC138378066 gene encoding T-complex protein 11-like X-linked protein 2 isoform X2 yields the protein MDLLKQEAEHGALDVPHLSNYILNLMTLLCAPVRDEAVKKLESIIDPVQLLRGIFHVLGLMKVDMVNYTIQSLRPYLQEHSTQYERAKFQELLDKQPNLLDYTTKWLTKAAEDLITPNLSSPDFPSSSSSMACSFPNGEGNDSDLPSPTMVLYQGYLNLLLWDPENEEFPETLLMDQIRLQEMGSRLHQLTILASVLLVARSFSGKVLFSSPEFVDKLKCITKALTEEFNFRPEDTMLSVSEQVSQEIHHGLKDMGLTALSSENTASLMGQLQNIAKKENCVRSIIVFFPAHRSADPFVSQMLFGSWHAGLSATLPWRPYSH from the exons ATGGATCTCCTCAAGCAAGAAGCAGAACATGGGGCCCTGGATGTCCCTCATCTCTCTAACTACATTCTTAATTTGATGACCCTGCTATGTGCTCCAGTTCGAGATGAAGCAGTGAAGAAACTAGAGAGCATAATAGATCCAGTGCAATTACTGAG GGGCATCTTCCATGTTCTGGGCCTAATGAAAGTGGACATGGTGAACTATACCATCCAGAGCCTTCGACCCTACCTGCAGGAACATTCCACTCAGTATGAAAGAGCTAAATTCCAGGAACTCCTTGACAAGCAGCCCA ATCTCCTCGATTACACCACAAAATGGTTAACAAAAGCAGCTGAAGATCTCATTACACCAAATCTGAGTTCTCCTGACtttcccagctcctcctccagcaTGGCCTGTTCATTTCCAAATGGGGAAGGTAACGACTCAGATCTCCCCAGTCCCACAATGGTGCTATACCAGGGCTACCTGAATCTCCTCCTCTGGGACCCTGAAAATGAAGAATTCCCTGAG ACTCTGCTGATGGACCAAATACGGCTCCAGGAAATGGGGTCCCGTTTGCACCAGTTGACCATCCTGGCCTCAGTCTTGCTAGTGGCTAGAAGTTTCTCTGGTAAAGTTTTATTCAGCTCACCTGAATTTGTGGATAAACTGAAATGCATAACCAAGGCCCTGACTGAGGAATTTAACTTCAG GCCTGAAGACACTATGCTGAGTGTGAGTGAACAGGTGTCTCAGGAAATCCATCATGGCCTCAAGGACATGGGCCTCACTGCTCTAAGCAGTGAAAACACAGCATCTCTTATGGGCCAACTCCAGAACATCGCCAAGAAAGAGAACTGTGTTCGTAGCATCATTG tgttttttcctgCTCACAGATCAGCGGATCCGTTTGTTTCTCAAATGCTGTTTGGTTCGTGGCATGCAGGACTCTCTGCTACACTTCCCTGGAGGCCTTATTCTCATTGA